The DNA sequence CAGCCCGGGAGgggaccggtcccttagcgggccaaacgggcccaacggctatattttttttaatttatatttttaaaatatagccgttggctatttataaaatagtcatttaacccctccaactttgttttaaccccaaactttttataattatatttttccctattttcaactataaataccccttcattctttcatttttcttacaaaattatcaaacctatcacaatctctctctaatttccttctataattgctactattgcttactttattgttactaagtgtataatatatatatatatatatatatatactatactatattacaTGTACATTTTATATaccttatatactatacacttagtatatatatactttttagtagtaacatgaaatgaccaaagtatggtactttttagctagtataaatatggaatgatagaagatcaagttttagctcaactcagcTTTAGTTGAAACTGTAatctgagttgagctaaaacttgattttctatcattccatatttataccagctaagaattaccatactttggtcctttcatgttactactaaaaagtacTTTAATAGTACTATcgatatatagtatatatatcaatataagatgtatatatactaaatgagatgtatatatagtatagtatagtatatatactaattgtATAATATATACTAAGTgcatagtatataagctatatagaATGtacgtatagtatagtatatatataagctatattcgatattaaatattgaatattaaaatttaggatgttaaataaaatttaggtcacaattttataataaaatttacgaagcatattttagattttttttaacatctttttgtctctaatatctatttaatttaattttttttaaatccgttgggcccacttagcatatttagcccgcgggccggtaCCGTTTAGCCcaggaccaaacggtcccggtcccgggccggtccctacaaaaagaccgtttagcccgggaccgtttggaccgtttaatttgggaccggctcgggaccgggatcGTTTGGACTGGCTCACTTGACCCGTTtaagcccgggaccggcccacttgccacccttacttAGGACTATAAATACAGGGATTTTGGTACCTTCGAACTAAAGAGAACTGAAATCTTCCGCCAACCGTCTGGTAAAGCTTTTTCAACTTTATTCCTtcgattcttttttttttctttttttattcctTTTATTTATATGTTTCCACACTTCCCGAGTATGACTCGAACCCCTGAACGTGAATTGTGGGCGAAAGTGCTTTTACCAACTGACTCACTTGTCTATTCCTTCGATTCTATTCTTTTGTAATGTGTTCTTGTCCTTAATTAATTTAACCATAGTTCCTTGTGATCATAACAATTGATCTTAACTCTGTCAAAAGTCTTTGCCTAGGTGGTTTTTATTTTGACGAATCGGATATGGTCTCCTGCGCTCTTTGCTTGATAAGAAGCTTCCCATATTTACAATATTTTGAAATCGAGGTTCTTACTCAATTGCCTCTTTCCTTTCTCTTTCTTGTTTTCGTACTTCTTATCCTCAATAAGTTTAGAGAGTTGGGGCTTTGATAATCTTTCTTTGGTtcaagatgtatatatatatatatatatattatgctaTTATATATGATACAATTGTCTATGATTGTTATGATGACTAGTCTGTGTCATTAATGAATTTGTTATTATAATGGTAAGGGATTTTACATTTAACGCCTGTTCTTGACTAATCTATGCAATGAGAACTACAACATGAATTATTATGTGATTGTTTACCTCGTAGTTAATTCAAAAATTTGCTCTGTGTTAATCCTCAACTTGGTCACATTACCTATGGCAAACCTGAAGCCTTTTCTCAAGAATTTTATGTCTATAAGGTGGAACGACAGAGATTTGATACTATTAACTGTCCCTTAGCTAGTAGCAGTGATATGAAATCTTCCCTTTACTATTATTCAGTATGGTATTTAATATTTTGTTTACTTCATCTTCATTTATCTGATgcagttttttctgtttttcatgGCATTATGTATATTTGGTTCCACTGGACTGATTTTAATAGATTTATTTATTATGTCTTCAAGGTCATATcgttttattttacttttatcaAATAAAGTAAGAGTGATTAAGTATTTACTTTGTCAACAAATAAGTGAATCAATATTAATTTTTGTAGGTCACGCGTTCGAGCCGAAAAAACAGTCATTAATCTGTCTATATCATACCCCTTATGATATGGCCCATCCTCTGTGTAAATACCTTGTGCTCTAGGCTGCCCTTTAATATTTCTTTATAAGCAAATGGATCTgcatcaatttataatgaatgtCCAGATTCCATTCTTACCCTACTTTATTTGCACTCTCTGTTTCAAGTTTTAATTCCAGCTttgaatttttaaattaattctaTGGGAATGAACTTGGGAAGTTCAAGAAAAAGTCCTTTGACTTACCCAAGAAACATGCCTATTGGCTTCTTCTAATATCCATTAATTTCTCTACTTCTATTTAGATCAACTATTTATGGATCCTCACTTGATGTTCAATCAAGTAAATTGTAAAATATTTCAGAGAAGAAGTATGAGTCGATGCAATGTAGCTAGTAATGTGAGGAAATCTACCATTATTAGTGACTTACCAACTAACATACTACACAGAATACTTGAGCTGCTAGAACTAGCATCTTATCGAAGCAATGGAGAAAGTTATGGTCTACACAGCCACACCTTGTGTTTGATTGCCACTTTTTTCAGCATGTATCTAATAAGGACGCTTCTGCTGCaagtataattcataaaattctCATGCAACATGTAGGATCAGACGAAAACGATCTTATTCTGCCAATGCTTGAGACTTTGGAGTTAAGATTTTGTGTTGATGTTGATTCTGTTGATGTAGCTTCTCCGAATCTTGTGAACTTGTCTATCATTAACAGCTATACAGTAACATTTGAATGTGATAGGTTATATGTATCtatattatgttttgatgatctaacaaacttaatgataagaaccagataAGCAATAtgttacacatcctcaagtaCTTAAAGAACAACAAGTCTTAGTTCGGGGACGTGGACgtggttcaactcttcagagtcaaaggaacaacagagggaacaaatGACCACCAGTTCCCTTGGTAACTGTACAAGTCAACTTCCCACAGCTGTAAAGTTGTTGCCTCCACATGCAACAGTGCAAGAGCAGTGCAACAGTCAACTTTACGGGAAATGCCCTTTAcctaacttgcttgcatcattcaagtgatgtcacaaatTAGTTATTAACATCAAGCAAAGGTAAAACAAAACACTTGcacaatcaagaattcatcaagcattctctcaagtctgtgtcaatcttgcaagtgattctcaagggcatcaagaacaaagaacaacataacgaaggactAGTTTCCTGTATTGAGTcattacatgtccttagttgtgttgcacctttgttaaaacactttacttgtaattcctacttagcttagttagaagcattgtgtaggaaatctttgtaaaatcataagctttgtgtttgtgtcttggctagtgttagtcgagttgtaagtcttTGTAATAAAGTTATTAAAAAGTGACTTGtgatagagttgttacaagttagtgagggattaagaggttaattcctaagTTATAATAGGTTGTAATTTAAAGTTtactcagtagtgaagttgaaatcctacaagggtaggtcgcgatttttaatcccgtgagctgggagttttccacgtaaatttccattgtgtcatttacttattgTTGTGTGTGTGCGTTCTGTGGGAACTTATAGAGAACCTGATTCTCTACATAGTTTGGTGGATccttagtttctatcaattggtatcagagcaggttctttctatcagtCTAATACCTAGAAAGGATCCCCATGGTTGCTCCACCAAACTTTCAAGAAGGTCAATCTACCTACAGACCACCAAGGTTCAACGGCcaatactatggatggtggaagacaagaATGCATAATttcatcatggctgaagattTTGAGCTTTGGGACGTTATATGCGACGAACCCTTCTTCCCTATGAAGACCATTGGTGACCCAGCAGTAACAGTTCCCAAAATAAGAAAAGACTTTAATGATGTTGATCGCAAGGCCATAGAGAAGAACTTCCGAGCAAAAATAATTCTCGTCTGTGGTATTGGACCAGATGAATACAATAGGATATCATCATGTCAATCTGCtaaggagatctgggaagctctccaaaTAGCTCATGAAGGgacaactcaagtcaagcagtcGAAGATTGACATGCTTACCACAGGGTACGAGCTCTTCAGGTTGAAGGACGACGAGTCCATCCAGGACATGCACACTCGCTTCACCTCCATCATCAACGAGCTCCATTCTCTTTGAGAAATTATTCTAAGGAACAAACTAGTCAGGAAAACACTTAGTGTATTACCCAATTCCTGGGAAAGCAAAGTAAATGCTATCACGGAGGCAAAAGGATCTACAGAAGTTGACCATCGATATGCTCGTTGGAAATATGAAGACGTatgaaatgaacaagaagaaggataaagagagaagagagcccaagagggagaagaacctggtcctcaagatagacaacaatgaatcaagtagtgaggatgctgatatggcttacttgacaaaGAGATTTTAGAAAAATGGTCCACATAAATGGAGGTATTCCAAAGTGGGGTAGCTCCAGCAAGCCAAGAGGCTATGACTTATGTCATAAGTGTGGGAAGGCAAGGAACTTCATCAAAGATTGTCCTCTCCTCAAGCAAGATCAATACAAACACAACTCAGACAAAGCAGCtaagaggaaccaggttcctgacAAACGATTCAAAAGAAAAGATGTTGCCGACAAcgttgtgaaacaagctcttgctgcatggggagactcctccAGTGAATTTGGCGAAGATGATGACAAGGGTGACAACTCCATGATGGCAGTTTAAAGTGAAGCAACTGAatatgactctatctttgccctgatggcacaatctgatgatgatgaagatgatgacgATGAGGTGAACTTTCTAGATGTTCAAAGAAATCTGAAGTCTTACTCTCCAAAAAAACGTATGTCCTTGGAAAATATTTTAATTGATGCTTACCATaatcttataaatgataaaaatgcctTAACTATGGAACTAGGAGAAGTAGAACATTAGAGATGATCTAGTAGTTGTTGTGATGGACTTAAAAGAAACCATTGAGAgtttgaaaaaggaaaaaaatgccctaactgaaataattacaaacaTAGAACATGAGATAGATGACCTAATGGTTATTGTGATTGATATAAAAGAGACTATCGAGAGTCTCAAAAAGGAGAAATAAGCCTTGACCGAAAAAGTAGCTAACGTAGAGCATGGGAGAGATGACCTATTAGTGATAGTAGTAAGCCTAAAGGAAATAATTGATGAGCAAAAATGAGAAGGCAGTCAAGGGAGTACTCGAAAGGGAAAGGAAGTTACAAATGAGGAACATCTTAGGATTGAAGATGAGTTAAAATCATGAAAT is a window from the Nicotiana tomentosiformis chromosome 10, ASM39032v3, whole genome shotgun sequence genome containing:
- the LOC138900308 gene encoding uncharacterized protein codes for the protein MVAPPNFQEGQSTYRPPRFNGQYYGWWKTRMHNFIMAEDFELWDVICDEPFFPMKTIGDPAVTVPKIRKDFNDVDRKAIEKNFRAKIILVCGIGPDEYNRISSCQSAKEIWEALQIAHEGTTQVKQSKIDMLTTGYELFRLKDDESIQDMHTRFTSIINELHSL